In the Armatimonadota bacterium genome, GCGGTTGGCAGCCAGGTTCGGAATGGACGCCAGCTCCTGGCGCAACGGCGGCCACTGCCAGGCCGCGGCACCGGCCAGCGCCAGGACGAGCGCGAGTCCCCCCGCGAGGCGCCAGCGACGCCGCCGATCAGGAACCGCCAGGACGACGACAGCGCTGCCGGCTGTCAGCGCCGCCCAGGCGCCCCGGGCGTAGGTCGCGGCGAGCCCTCCCGCCAGTAGCAGCCCAACGCCCGCTGCAGCCCATCGCCATCGCGAGCGGTCGCCCACGGCGACGGCCACCGCCATGGACGCGGCCAGCGCCAGCGTCGTGCCCAGGCCGTTGGCTCCAAGGCCTGGTAGCGTCGCGGGGGTGCCCGGCCGGGACACCGCAGCCGCCAGGCCGGCGAGGGCCGCGGGTACCGCGCCAGCGATCCAGGCGGCCACCAGCGCCGCCACCGTCCCACCGCCTGCCCCGTAGGCTCCGGCCGCCGTCGTGGACACGAGCGACGTGGCCAGGAACAGGACGGTAGGTGCCAGGCTCGCTTCTCTCCATGGTGACGCCAGGGCTGATACGATGACGCCCGCGGCCAGGAAGACCAGGGGACGCCGCAGTGCACCGCCTCCCCACGTGCCGCGCGCGGCGCGGACGGGGAGGAGCACGGCCAGGAGCAGCAGCCCCGGCAGGGCGAGCCCGGCGGAGAACAGCAGCACGGTGCACAGCAGCACGCGGTCGAAGAGCCAAGCCGAGCGCACGGGAAGGCAGTTCTCGACCGACGGCAGCAACACCTGGACGAAAAGAACCTCGCCAGGGCAGCACCGCGACGTCTCCAGGCACAGTCCTCGGCAGGTGATCCTGCCACCCGGCGAGAATACAACGCCCGCAGGTGCTCATGCCCGAGTCGTACTCGTCGTCCGTCACGCCCACCGGGGTGCGCGCTGCCACGCCCCAGGCGCGGATCGCGGGCGCGAGGACGCTGGCTCTGCGGCTCTCCGAACGCAAGATCATCCTGTTCCTCGCCGACATGGCCGCCATCGTGGCGGCCTTGCTGCTGGTGCTCCACCTGCGGTTCGGCGCGCCCCTGTCGTGGACGACCGTGGCGCGCGACCGCGGGTGGTTCCTCTTGCTGGGCGGGCTGTGGGTGGTCTTCGCGTTCCTGCTCGACACCTACGACCTGCAGCGGGCGTCGCGCATCGCCTCGGGCGTCAGCACGGCTGGGGCGACCGCGCTGGCCACGACTGCCGCGTACCTGCTGATTCCCTACATCACGCCCCCGCTCCACCAGTCGCGCCTCACCGCCCTGTTGTTCGTCGGCGCGATGCTCGGGCTGGTCGCCGTCGGTCGTACCGCGTATGCGGGACTGTTGGTGCAACCCACCTTTCGCCACCGCCTCCTGATCGTTGGCGCGGGGCAGGCAGGCCGGACGTTGGTGGACGTAATCCGCGCCCACGCCGGCGTCGAGTACACGGCGGTCGGATTCGTGGACGACGCGGTCGGCCACCAGCCGGCCGCCGTGCAGGGGCTGCCGGTGCTCGGCACGTCGCACGACCTGGTGCGAGTGGCCGAACAGCACGGTGTGAGCGAGGTGGTCCTGGCCATCACGCAGCGGGACCGGTTGAGCCCGGCGCTGGTACAGGCCCTCATCGACTGTCGGGAACGGGGGATGCACGTCAGCGAGATGCAGGTCGTCTGCGAGCGGCTGACCGGGCGCGTCCCGCTCGCCCATGCCGGTACCAACCTGCACGTGGTCCTCCCCGTCGGCCACGGCAGCCACCGGATCTACGCCGTCGTGAAGCGGCTCACCGACCTCGTGATCGGCCTCGTGGGACTCGCGACGCTCGTGCTGGTGCTGCCGGCCGTCGCCTTGCTCATCCGGCTCGACGGGCCCGGCCCGATCTTCTATCGGCAGGTGCGCATCGGGCGGGGCGGTCGACCGTTCGTACTGACGAAGTTCCGGACCATGCGCGTCGACGCCGAAGACGACGGGCCGCAGTGGGCGCAACCCGACGATCCCAGGGTGACCCGCATCGGCCGGTGGCTGCGTCGGCTTCACGTCGACGAGCTGCCCCAGGCCCTCAACCTGCTCCGCGGCGAGATGTCGTGCGTGGGCCCCCGCCCCGAGCGCCCCGAGTTCGTCGCCGAGCTCGACCGCCACATCCCCTTCTACCGCGCGCGGCACGCGGTCCGGCCCGGGGTGACCGGGTGGGCGCAGGTGAACTACCCGTACGGGCGGTCGCTGGAAGACGCGCTGGTGAAGTTGGAGTATGATTTGTATTACGTCAAACACTGTTCGCCGCTGCTGGACGCGACGATCCTGCTACGCACGCTTGCCGTGGTGTTGAGCCTGCGGGAGCGGTAGGGGCGATTGCAGAGCAAGGCGGTCAGGACACCTGGAACCCTAGGCGAGGGGACGCGGCGTGCCGAAGGCATTGATTACGGGCATTACGGGCCAAGACGGCTCGTACCTAGCGGAGTTCTTGCTTGCCCGGGGTTACGAGGTACACGGCGTGATCCGCCGGGCTTCTACGTTCAGCACCGACCGCCTCGATCACCTGTACCGGGACCCTCATGAACCCGGTGTTCGATTGTTCCTACACTACGGCGATCTCACGGATGGCACGAACTTGCGGGTGCTGTTGGAGCGGATTCAACCTGATGAGGTCTACAATCTTGGGGCGCAGTCGCACGTTCGCGTGTCATTTGATCAGCCTGAGTACACGGCCAACGTGGTTGCTCTTGGAACCCTGCGTCTCTTGGAGGCCGTGCGCGACTACCAGCAACGTACGGGCCGGGCCGTGCGGTACTTCCAAGCAGGCTCTTCGGAGATGTTTGGTAATGCTCCTGCCCCGCAGAACGAACGCACACCCTTCGCTCCCCGCAGTCCGTATGCCGCCGCTAAGGTATTCAGCCACTACATCACCGTCAACTACCGTGAGGCATACGGATTGTTCGCGTCTAATGGTATCTTGTTTAACCATGAAAGCGAACGGCGCGGCGAGACATTTGTCAGTCGGAAGATCACACGAGCAGCCACTCGGATCGTCTTGGGTCTTCAGGAGAGACTGTACCTTGGCAACCTGGATGCGCAACGTGACTGGGGCTATGCCCCTGACTACGTGGAGGCCATGTGGCGGATCGTCCACCACGACGAGGCCGATGATTTCGTGATTGCCACCGGTGAGTCGCGGACTGTACGCGAGTTCCTGGACGCGGCTTTCGGCTTGTTGGGACTCGACTGGCGGGAGCATGTGGTGGTAGACCCCCGGTACTTCCGGCCGACTGATGTGGACCACTTGCAGGGTGATGCGTCCAAGGCCGCGCGCGTACTGGGCTGGCAGCCGAGGACGAGTTTTTCTGACATGGTCCGTATCATGGTCGAGCATGATCTTGAGCTTGCACGTGCCGAGCGGTCATTGCGCCAGGCGGATTATTCCGGGGATGTCCCACTACGGTTGATGAGACCACCCGTGAAGTGGCGCCGAACGCCCTGGGGAGATAGCCAGCTGTGACCTCGGTGGACTCCTGGCACGGGATGTCGGTTGTTGTGACGGGAGGCGGGGGCTTCCTCGGCAGGGTGTTGGTAGATCGCCTGCGGCGCGCCGGTGCCAGGGTGTGCGTCCCGCGGCGCGCCGAGTACGATCTCACCGATGCCACGGCGGCGGCGCGGCTGTTTGCTGAAGCGAACCCCGAGGTAGTCTTCCATCTTGCTGCTGCTGTGGGCGGTATTGGTGCCAACCGGGACAATCCGGGCCGCTTTTTCTACGAAAACATGGCGATGGGGCTAAACGTCTTGGAGCAGGCGCGACGCCACGGGGGCGTGCGTAAGCTCGTCCTTGTGAGCACAACGTGTGCCTATCCGGAAGATGCGGAGGTCCCGTTGCGTGAGGAGGACCTATGGCGGGGTTATCCGGAGCCCACCAACGCACCCTATGGCATCGCCAAACGCGCTCTGGTGGTCATGGCCCACGCCTATCTGCAGCAGTACGGCTTGCGGAGTATCACGCTCATTCCTGCCAATCTCTACGGCCCCGGTGACAACTTCGATCTCGAGACGTCGCACGTGATCCCGGCATTGATCAGAAAGTGTGTCGAAGCCGTGGAGCGAGGCGATGATGAGATTACTGTATGGGGCGATGGAACAGCGACGCGTGAATTCCTCTATGTGGACGACGCTGCGCGCGGCCTGTTGTTGGCTGCGGAGCGGTACGATGATCCTCATCCCGTCAATCTCGGAACGGGCGAGGAGATCAGCATCAAGGGTCTGGTGACCCTTGTTGCCGATCTTACAGGATTCCGTGGCCTGGTACGCTGGGATACGTCAAAACCGACCGGACAGCGCCGCAGGCGACTGGAGATCTCCCGGGCCTGGGAGAAGTTCGGTTTTCGGGCGGCGGTGTCCCTGCGGGAGGGTTTGCAGGCCACAATCAGTTGGTACCGTACCGAGGGCAGGCGGTTGCAAGCGCGGTCGCGTAGGCCCGGAACGAGGTATTGACGGTCTAGCTCAGGATGCCTGCGCGCGAGAAAATCTCTTGAAACCGATGCTCGTAGGTGTGCTCCGCAAGCACGCGGCGGTAGGCAGCTTCGCGCATCCGCTCGACGTCCGCGGGGTGCTGGAGCGCCCAGCGGATGCGTTCGATGAGATCATCCACGGTGTCGTATACGAGAATATCCCGGCCGAGTTCGTAGTAGTCGGCAAGCGCTTGCACGTGCTTCGTGATCAAGAGAGCACGACATGCGGGGACCTCGAAGTCTCGACCTTTCACTTGGTCCACACCTCCGACCGAGGCGTTAGACAGGTTGAGGTTTACTTCGGTCTCGTTGATGATCTCCACGGCCCGCCGCGTGGAGATCTTGCCACTCCGCCACCCGTACCCGAATGTCTTCACCGGGAGGCCGGCGGCACGCAGGCGCGCGATGACTTGCCGGCGGTTGCCGTGGGGCTGACCGATGAACGTTATGGGAAAGCGTCTTGGCCTGTCGAGCGGGCGGTAGAGCCTGTGGTTGACGCCCCACTGTGAACGAATCACCCGCGGCATGCCCGCGGCATGGTATTTCGGCACGGCCTGCGGATCGGTCGTGATCGCCCACGAGAAATGACGTGCCCAGCGTCGTGAGAATGAGTCAAATCGCCAGTGATCATCCGTGAACCAGTTGAATGTCACGCAGCCCAGGCGTTGGAGCTCTTCAACCGCGTCCGGCGGAAAGTCGTCTTTGAAAAGGACGAAGAATGCTATGTCCGGTCTTAGGCGAAATGCGGCCTCCACGAGGAGATCTCCCGCACGCTGGCGGCCGAAGGTGCGCACCAGTGTGAGGGAGTCGAGGCGTATGATAGCGAACCCTAGTTGCATTAGGACCGGCAGGAAGTGGTTTTCCTCGTAGGAGTAGCCACGTGCGGGATTACCATAGTCGAACCTGGGAGCCACGTACAACAGTCGGATGCCCGCGGCTCGACCGCCTGGCTGTTGAGGGATCACCGGAAGCACGCCGTGTGCGATCGTTCTGTCGAGATGTGTCTCAACGTGCATCTGGCGGGTAAGGCACTCTATGAGCTGCATGGCTGCGCGGCGCCAGTAGTACGGATGCGTGATGTAGCGCCTCATGGTTCCTACGCGTCAGAGTCTGCCGGGCATAAGCCGCCTATCGGAGCTTCTGGATGCCGCGAGCATGTGCTGTTATGCGCCGGGTAAGTGTGCCGACGGCTGCGTCCGCCGGCCCGTACGCCCGTGCCAGCATGTAGGCCCCGCAGGTCGCAGCCAGCGGCGGAATGGCCTCCCACCACCGCCCTAGGAGCCTGGCGGCCTCAAGCTGTGCGTCCAGGCGCGCACGCAGTGCCCACGCGCGTGGTCGACGGCTGTAGCTGTGGGGGAGGACTCTGTATGTGACCAGCACCCGGGGGATCACCGCTAGCTTCCACCTGCACGCCATTCGAATCCACAGTCGATAGTCCTCATTGGGCCCCTCCGGGTAACCTCCTGCTTCGCGGTACGCGGCATATCTGAACATCACGGAGCTGTGCACGAACGGGTTGTCCCACAGCAAATAACGTCGAAGACTGTGGTCCTGCGTCGGGGGTTGGAACTGGTATGTACGGCCGTCCGAGGTTTCTAGGCGGGCGTAACTTCCGACCAAGCCGACATCGGCATGTCGTTCCAGGTAGTGGACCTGCACCGTGAGGCGCTCTGGGTGAGCGACGTCGTCGGCGTCCAACCGCGCGACGTAGATCCCGTGCGCGTGGCTGCATCCCAAGTTTAGGGCCTTGGCCACGCCGCCGTGGGGTTGCCGGAACACACGGACACAGGGATTCTTGATGCGTTCTACAATGGCTACCGAGTCGTCCGACGACCCGTCGTCCACGATGATGATTTCCATCGGCCGCCAGGTTTGCTGCAGTAGGCTAGCCACGGCACCCTCGATGGTCGCAGCGGCGTTGTGCATGGGCACCACGACGGATACCAGGGGTGCACTCATGCGGAAGCCGACCATCTCGGTCGGTGCACCTGACATCCGGCAGCCAACCCCAGGAAGACCCAAAAGGTGAGGTTGTCAAACAGCACGTTGAAGGTGGCCCAGATCACGAACGCAGCCGCTAATCCCTTGATGCACAGGTCCCGGATGCGTTCCTTCGCTGGAGTGTCGGCCGCCAAGTGGCGCAGAAGCAACCAGCCCCACAGGGTCGTGAACCCAACGAAACCCAAAAGCCCGGCATCGAGCCACGCCTGCAAAAAGGAATTCTCCACGTGGTTAGCGGTCTTGGCGCGGAGATTGATGTCTTGCACGACCGCGGGCACTCGTCCTGGCCCAATACCGGTGAGAGGATGGGTGGCGATCTGTCGCGTTGCGAGCTCAAGTAACTTGATACGGTCTGGCACATTCTCTTCTCGATTTTCCAATCGCATCACAGTCATGCGTTTGTACAATCGCTCCTTGATGGTTGCTGGTTGATCGAATGGTAAAGTCGGAGATGTTACGGTGATGTCCGCAAGGAGAATTGCGAGAATTGCCGTGCAGCCGATCGCGAACAGCCGCAGGACGTCTCCACGGTGTAACAGCCTGTCCCGAGCGAGCCCCGCTAACACCACCGCCAGGCCAACTAGAAGGCTAAGCCAAGTGGCACGCGATTGGGAGAGCACGATAGCTGCCGTCGTCATCCCCGTCAGGATGGTCCATATCCAGACGGCCCGTGCCGCCACGGTCTTAGCAAAGAATATCAGGTGGAAAAACAGCAAGAGGAAATACAGTGCGTCGGCATTGCGGGTGGATGCCGTATACCGAATTCCAAAATACCCGAGCGCATGTTGGTCTGGCTCTCCGATTACACCGGTATAGAACCCTACGATCCCGTACGCCAGGAGCGCGAGCAAGGTCCCGGTAAGGCCGTTCCATACCAGTGCCCGGGGTGTGTGCGTGAGCGCCAGGGTGAGAACGGGTACTGCCAATGGCAGGAGGGCCGGCCGCCACGCGGCCTCGAGCGGGACCTTCCCGGCGTTGACGACATAACTCACCACTGTCCCAAGGGAAAGCAATGCGGGCGCGGCGAGGAATGCAACCGCGTCTGATGTGCTCACGTGCAGAGGACGGCGAAAGACTTGTATGGCCACCACAAGCGCGAGTGGTATAGCGAAAAGGTAGGGAAGCGGCGCGCCACTAGCCAGAGGTATTCTGATCTGCGGAACCGCATGCGTCCACAGGGACAGGATTAGTGCCACCGTAAGGCCACGCACGATGCGTGCTCTCCAGGCGCTGCTCGTCGTTACTTCGACCGCTGACGTGTCCATTTTAGAGGGGCTCCCCGCGGTCATGGATGCACCAAGGGGGTTGGGCGAGCGGCGGTCATAGACGGAGCAGCCTCGTTACGGCCGCCCGTTCGCCAGGGTGCAGGGTCCTCGCCCACGTCCACCAGATGAGCACGAGCAGCACTATGGCGATACCGACGACACGGTGAGTCGTCGGTACGGGCAGCCAGTAATAGACGATGCTCCAGGTCACACACGCGACTACTACCGGTACCGCCACGTGTTGCAGCGGACCTCGTAAGTCCATCCCCGCGAACAGGGGCAACCGTTTCGATAGCCATAATAGTATTGCAGTCTCAAGCACAAAACGGCCTGACCAAGCGGCTGCGGCTCCGTTAGCACCGGCCGCATGCACCAGCCAGAGCAACGCCACCACATAGAGGGGTGCCTCAACGACGTGCAGCTTGGCTGCCACCTCCGGAGAGCCGATGCCGTGAATCAGCGTCATCGGCACTACGCCTATTACTTGAAACGCCGCCCCCACCGCAAGCAGTTGCAGCACGGAAGTGCTATGGACGGCGACGCCAGCTCCAACCCATGCCTTGAGGAGATCGGGGGCCAACACCGCCGCCAACCCGAAAATTGGTCCGGTGATTAAGAGCCCCAGTCTTATCGCCCGGACAAACAGCAAGGCCAGCCGCTCCCGATCGTGGTTGCCGCTCAGGGCGCTGAATGCAGGAAACAGCACGGCGGCCATGCTCCCCGCTACCAGGCCCAGCCGCGCAATCAATTCGGCCGGTACTGCATAGTACGCCAGATCCGCCATCGGTTGCAGCGTCCCAATGATGACACGATCCCCATAAGTCAGCATGACGCTTGCAAGTCCGGAGATCATCACCCAGCGACCGAATCCCAGGAGACGCCCGATGTCCTTGCCTCGCAACGGACTCACCGGTACTGTGAGGGACAGCACCCGGACGGCCCCAACGAGAAGAGCGATGACCAGCGTCGCGCGTGCAGCCAGGAGAGCGAGCGTGATCGGAGGCAGGAGCCATCCGGCCGCGACGCCCATGACTGGAACCAGGAAGGACGACGCGCTGGAGGCAGCCTTGGCCAATGCGGCGATATCGAATCGCTGCGCGGCTTCGAGCGTTCCGCGAAGCGAGTTGGTGACGAACATCAGTGGAAGCAGGAAAGCTGCCAGTCTCAACGCCACGATAGCCTCAATCTGCATAGCGGAGGACACGCGCAGTACGTGTAGAACCAGCAGAGGCGTCAACAGCGCCATGATACCCGAGATGGCGAGCCCGACGAGGACCTGTCCAAAAACAGTCGTCCAGACCAGTTGCGACACGGCACGCGTATCACCGCGTCCCAGCGCCTCGGCGACGAACTTCGTCACTGCACTTGCCAGTCCCAAGTCGAAGATGGTCAGCGCGCCGGTTACCGTCCACAGAAAGACGAGGAGTCCAAAGCGTTCTGTCCCCAGGCCGCGGAGGATGATGGGCACACTGACCAT is a window encoding:
- a CDS encoding GDP-L-fucose synthase encodes the protein MTSVDSWHGMSVVVTGGGGFLGRVLVDRLRRAGARVCVPRRAEYDLTDATAAARLFAEANPEVVFHLAAAVGGIGANRDNPGRFFYENMAMGLNVLEQARRHGGVRKLVLVSTTCAYPEDAEVPLREEDLWRGYPEPTNAPYGIAKRALVVMAHAYLQQYGLRSITLIPANLYGPGDNFDLETSHVIPALIRKCVEAVERGDDEITVWGDGTATREFLYVDDAARGLLLAAERYDDPHPVNLGTGEEISIKGLVTLVADLTGFRGLVRWDTSKPTGQRRRRLEISRAWEKFGFRAAVSLREGLQATISWYRTEGRRLQARSRRPGTRY
- a CDS encoding flippase; its protein translation is MTPGSQSLGDALHHSLGTADSRMVEFNRMENPHATAPRHAATLSAPGAEKQPPHRPGLRSAAPPAVEISGALLVRNGLLNIIGQALPLVVGMVSVPIILRGLGTERFGLLVFLWTVTGALTIFDLGLASAVTKFVAEALGRGDTRAVSQLVWTTVFGQVLVGLAISGIMALLTPLLVLHVLRVSSAMQIEAIVALRLAAFLLPLMFVTNSLRGTLEAAQRFDIAALAKAASSASSFLVPVMGVAAGWLLPPITLALLAARATLVIALLVGAVRVLSLTVPVSPLRGKDIGRLLGFGRWVMISGLASVMLTYGDRVIIGTLQPMADLAYYAVPAELIARLGLVAGSMAAVLFPAFSALSGNHDRERLALLFVRAIRLGLLITGPIFGLAAVLAPDLLKAWVGAGVAVHSTSVLQLLAVGAAFQVIGVVPMTLIHGIGSPEVAAKLHVVEAPLYVVALLWLVHAAGANGAAAAWSGRFVLETAILLWLSKRLPLFAGMDLRGPLQHVAVPVVVACVTWSIVYYWLPVPTTHRVVGIAIVLLVLIWWTWARTLHPGERAAVTRLLRL
- a CDS encoding glycosyltransferase; protein product: MRRYITHPYYWRRAAMQLIECLTRQMHVETHLDRTIAHGVLPVIPQQPGGRAAGIRLLYVAPRFDYGNPARGYSYEENHFLPVLMQLGFAIIRLDSLTLVRTFGRQRAGDLLVEAAFRLRPDIAFFVLFKDDFPPDAVEELQRLGCVTFNWFTDDHWRFDSFSRRWARHFSWAITTDPQAVPKYHAAGMPRVIRSQWGVNHRLYRPLDRPRRFPITFIGQPHGNRRQVIARLRAAGLPVKTFGYGWRSGKISTRRAVEIINETEVNLNLSNASVGGVDQVKGRDFEVPACRALLITKHVQALADYYELGRDILVYDTVDDLIERIRWALQHPADVERMREAAYRRVLAEHTYEHRFQEIFSRAGILS
- a CDS encoding glycosyltransferase, which produces MVGFRMSAPLVSVVVPMHNAAATIEGAVASLLQQTWRPMEIIIVDDGSSDDSVAIVERIKNPCVRVFRQPHGGVAKALNLGCSHAHGIYVARLDADDVAHPERLTVQVHYLERHADVGLVGSYARLETSDGRTYQFQPPTQDHSLRRYLLWDNPFVHSSVMFRYAAYREAGGYPEGPNEDYRLWIRMACRWKLAVIPRVLVTYRVLPHSYSRRPRAWALRARLDAQLEAARLLGRWWEAIPPLAATCGAYMLARAYGPADAAVGTLTRRITAHARGIQKLR
- the gmd gene encoding GDP-mannose 4,6-dehydratase, with the translated sequence MPKALITGITGQDGSYLAEFLLARGYEVHGVIRRASTFSTDRLDHLYRDPHEPGVRLFLHYGDLTDGTNLRVLLERIQPDEVYNLGAQSHVRVSFDQPEYTANVVALGTLRLLEAVRDYQQRTGRAVRYFQAGSSEMFGNAPAPQNERTPFAPRSPYAAAKVFSHYITVNYREAYGLFASNGILFNHESERRGETFVSRKITRAATRIVLGLQERLYLGNLDAQRDWGYAPDYVEAMWRIVHHDEADDFVIATGESRTVREFLDAAFGLLGLDWREHVVVDPRYFRPTDVDHLQGDASKAARVLGWQPRTSFSDMVRIMVEHDLELARAERSLRQADYSGDVPLRLMRPPVKWRRTPWGDSQL
- a CDS encoding O-antigen ligase family protein, translating into MLLPSVENCLPVRSAWLFDRVLLCTVLLFSAGLALPGLLLLAVLLPVRAARGTWGGGALRRPLVFLAAGVIVSALASPWREASLAPTVLFLATSLVSTTAAGAYGAGGGTVAALVAAWIAGAVPAALAGLAAAVSRPGTPATLPGLGANGLGTTLALAASMAVAVAVGDRSRWRWAAAGVGLLLAGGLAATYARGAWAALTAGSAVVVLAVPDRRRRWRLAGGLALVLALAGAAAWQWPPLRQELASIPNLAANRNRLVLWATSVRMFAAHPVLGTGFGTFQHAYARYRPPDAPEPEPPFAHNLVLNFLVETGVVGTAGLVTLCGAGLRAAWRWTVRSPSGSRERTVATAVLAALVTLLVTQMFDGTVLSVHLGFGFFALLALAADAGRAGHVRRRDGA
- a CDS encoding sugar transferase, which encodes MPESYSSSVTPTGVRAATPQARIAGARTLALRLSERKIILFLADMAAIVAALLLVLHLRFGAPLSWTTVARDRGWFLLLGGLWVVFAFLLDTYDLQRASRIASGVSTAGATALATTAAYLLIPYITPPLHQSRLTALLFVGAMLGLVAVGRTAYAGLLVQPTFRHRLLIVGAGQAGRTLVDVIRAHAGVEYTAVGFVDDAVGHQPAAVQGLPVLGTSHDLVRVAEQHGVSEVVLAITQRDRLSPALVQALIDCRERGMHVSEMQVVCERLTGRVPLAHAGTNLHVVLPVGHGSHRIYAVVKRLTDLVIGLVGLATLVLVLPAVALLIRLDGPGPIFYRQVRIGRGGRPFVLTKFRTMRVDAEDDGPQWAQPDDPRVTRIGRWLRRLHVDELPQALNLLRGEMSCVGPRPERPEFVAELDRHIPFYRARHAVRPGVTGWAQVNYPYGRSLEDALVKLEYDLYYVKHCSPLLDATILLRTLAVVLSLRER
- a CDS encoding O-antigen ligase family protein translates to MSTSDAVAFLAAPALLSLGTVVSYVVNAGKVPLEAAWRPALLPLAVPVLTLALTHTPRALVWNGLTGTLLALLAYGIVGFYTGVIGEPDQHALGYFGIRYTASTRNADALYFLLLFFHLIFFAKTVAARAVWIWTILTGMTTAAIVLSQSRATWLSLLVGLAVVLAGLARDRLLHRGDVLRLFAIGCTAILAILLADITVTSPTLPFDQPATIKERLYKRMTVMRLENREENVPDRIKLLELATRQIATHPLTGIGPGRVPAVVQDINLRAKTANHVENSFLQAWLDAGLLGFVGFTTLWGWLLLRHLAADTPAKERIRDLCIKGLAAAFVIWATFNVLFDNLTFWVFLGLAAGCQVHRPRWSASA